The proteins below come from a single Methanospirillum lacunae genomic window:
- the istB gene encoding IS21-like element helper ATPase IstB yields MTPELENLCKQLHIAGVYQFIQNQHDSDPDTISILTNACQFELKIRMTNRQIRTLKLAGFPTQKRFEELSVEALPDDGKRILQDLKLLNFIQETKNVVLIGNSETGKTHMAIATGVCACENNYKVIFKTAAGLVNELLEAKRAGRFTLLMKQLKKIDILILDELGYITFDLEGAELLFQILAARYEILSTVITTNLPFSEWIKVFHDKTLTAALLDRITHRAIVVNMNGSSYRRRASKS; encoded by the coding sequence ATGACACCGGAACTCGAAAATCTATGTAAACAACTCCATATTGCCGGTGTTTACCAATTTATCCAGAATCAGCATGATTCTGATCCGGATACAATTTCTATTCTGACAAACGCTTGTCAGTTCGAACTGAAAATCAGGATGACAAACCGTCAGATACGAACACTGAAACTTGCAGGATTTCCGACTCAAAAGAGATTTGAGGAGTTATCAGTAGAGGCATTACCTGATGATGGGAAAAGGATTCTGCAGGATCTAAAACTACTCAACTTTATTCAGGAAACGAAGAATGTCGTGTTAATTGGTAATTCTGAAACCGGAAAGACACACATGGCTATTGCAACAGGAGTTTGTGCTTGTGAGAATAACTATAAAGTGATTTTTAAAACCGCCGCAGGGTTGGTGAATGAATTACTTGAAGCCAAACGAGCAGGGAGATTCACCCTCTTGATGAAGCAGTTAAAGAAGATTGATATTCTGATCCTGGATGAACTTGGCTATATCACCTTCGATCTTGAGGGTGCTGAGTTGTTGTTTCAGATCCTTGCTGCAAGATATGAGATACTGAGTACGGTGATTACAACGAATTTACCTTTTTCTGAGTGGATAAAAGTATTCCATGATAAAACGTTGACTGCTGCTCTGCTTGATAGGATCACCCATCGCGCAATAGTTGTTAATATGAATGGTTCGAGTTATCGAAGAAGGGCTAGCAAATCCTAA
- a CDS encoding class I SAM-dependent methyltransferase translates to MKINEMTNCLEFNPDIFYANYPTKVILRPGYPARAQFKSTLMWDLYSNQIMNYLDNNCEHYADIGGCFGFGANSMAYQIFRSQGRYPKTKVFEIHEDYINIGKQLFPYIDFIKGDFRHYYEDPKQFDLISMFDIIEHISNPETFLYKVAKRTKLLLVKTPLETNGDWFGGKPPNIQGYEHSDGHINFFTPSKYIQLLNKSGFEIISGKCIKSIIPPNAHNILNPETELKTQTFFTKGMRLFVNYAPFYFTRKLLGGGDHICLAKSIYL, encoded by the coding sequence ATGAAAATCAATGAAATGACTAATTGTTTAGAATTTAATCCAGATATATTCTACGCAAACTATCCAACAAAGGTAATATTACGTCCAGGATATCCGGCAAGAGCCCAATTTAAAAGTACTTTGATGTGGGATTTGTATAGCAATCAAATTATGAATTATTTAGATAATAATTGTGAACACTATGCGGATATCGGGGGATGTTTCGGTTTTGGAGCAAACTCTATGGCTTATCAAATATTTCGATCACAAGGAAGATATCCTAAAACAAAAGTATTTGAAATTCATGAAGATTATATAAACATTGGAAAACAACTTTTCCCGTATATTGACTTTATTAAAGGGGATTTTAGGCATTATTATGAAGATCCCAAACAATTTGATCTGATATCAATGTTTGATATCATTGAACATATATCTAACCCAGAGACCTTTTTATATAAGGTAGCAAAAAGAACTAAATTATTATTAGTAAAAACGCCTCTTGAAACAAATGGTGACTGGTTTGGGGGAAAACCTCCAAATATCCAAGGATATGAACATTCAGATGGACACATTAATTTTTTTACTCCATCAAAATATATTCAATTATTAAATAAAAGTGGGTTCGAAATAATTAGTGGAAAATGTATAAAATCGATAATTCCTCCTAATGCTCATAATATCCTTAATCCAGAAACAGAACTCAAAACACAGACTTTTTTCACAAAGGGAATGCGTTTATTTGTAAACTATGCACCGTTCTATTTTACTCGCAAATTACTTGGAGGGGGAGATCATATCTGTTTAGCCAAATCTATTTATTTATAA
- the istA gene encoding IS21 family transposase: MAEIQQIVASYNRCGPYSQVAREFHISRNTVKKYVLRVTEVRSGLRDEILPSNREIFQPPRVVTDEILLLIRTLLEQNLTHPRKQRMNARQIFDQVIQSGYSISYTTVKRIISSWNKSHSSRDVYILQEPEPGYRAEFDWCKVSLQIKGVWTKVSMAVMVLTYSLFRFARLYYHETQQEVIDAHIQFFTEIQSVPRYIYYDNLKAVYDYSRKKFQDTYLQFASHYGYSYEVCNPVSPHEKEQMKRASVISEGMHSEREPHLNHSKKLNNGSLQLLSE; this comes from the coding sequence ATGGCAGAGATCCAACAAATCGTTGCATCTTACAATAGATGCGGCCCATATAGCCAGGTTGCACGGGAGTTCCATATCTCTCGTAACACGGTAAAGAAGTATGTTCTCCGGGTAACTGAGGTTAGATCGGGTCTTCGGGATGAGATCCTTCCTTCAAATCGTGAAATATTTCAACCTCCCCGGGTTGTGACAGATGAAATCCTGCTCCTCATCCGCACTCTCCTCGAACAAAACCTGACCCATCCTAGAAAACAGAGGATGAATGCAAGGCAGATCTTTGACCAGGTTATTCAAAGTGGTTACTCGATCAGTTACACTACCGTCAAACGAATCATATCCTCATGGAATAAATCCCATTCTTCACGAGATGTGTATATTCTCCAGGAACCTGAACCCGGTTATCGAGCTGAATTTGACTGGTGTAAAGTCAGTCTTCAAATCAAAGGAGTCTGGACGAAAGTATCCATGGCAGTCATGGTCCTGACTTACTCGTTATTCCGATTCGCCCGACTCTATTACCATGAGACCCAGCAAGAGGTTATCGATGCCCATATTCAGTTCTTTACCGAGATTCAGTCAGTTCCCCGGTACATCTACTATGACAATCTTAAAGCAGTCTATGATTATTCACGGAAGAAGTTCCAGGATACATACCTTCAATTTGCATCTCATTACGGCTATTCCTATGAAGTATGTAATCCTGTTTCTCCGCATGAAAAGGAACAGATGAAGAGAGCGTCAGTTATATCCGAAGGAATGCATTCGGAGAGAGAACCTCATTTGAATCATTCGAAGAAGCTCAACAATGGCTCATTGCAGCTCTTAAGCGAATAA
- a CDS encoding Mu transposase domain-containing protein, with translation MFSLPSLEYSNVLTKFSRISKYSFVTFDRNYYSVPDTYRQKHILLKISQERIDLLSGPELIASHQRFYGKGQYSLNICHFLKTFGRKPGALEHSKVIHQVPPVLLKLFESSYREKPLEFIQP, from the coding sequence ATGTTTTCCCTTCCATCTCTTGAATATTCTAACGTACTGACCAAATTTTCCCGAATTTCAAAGTATTCATTTGTAACCTTTGACCGTAATTATTACTCAGTTCCTGATACCTATCGTCAAAAACACATTCTGTTAAAAATATCTCAGGAACGGATTGACCTCCTATCTGGTCCTGAACTGATCGCATCACACCAGAGATTTTACGGGAAAGGGCAGTACTCTCTCAATATTTGCCATTTCCTAAAAACATTTGGAAGAAAACCAGGAGCACTTGAACATTCAAAAGTCATTCACCAGGTTCCTCCTGTCCTCCTTAAACTTTTTGAATCCAGTTACCGGGAAAAGCCGTTGGAGTTCATTCAGCCTTGA
- a CDS encoding acyltransferase family protein encodes MNNRIISIDFLRTLAICFIVITHCGGGYIINNGGIKLFSPYFASFGLGLFIFISGYILFTTTNLIKTKAQIIKFYKKRIIRIFPLYWIFGISLFFFVYATLMPIFAPTRIDYNISNLFNFYNLIINALGLQIILSPALAKPIFTLYFVGLILFFYLLYPLIIYFSKKLPSFIIVTISIFVSCLMIRILFHLIDDYFFNYFFIFVCGIATNFINLFENQKWRKYLLIIPTIFGFGLILNVRMDQILPLFQGQYLSISIVSTISLNIIVISFCLISLWFAESFIGEISPNLNKLFLFISTSSFVVYLIHRPFFTIWYGIFYFLGFNPLFQDIIMIIFIIPITFVIGYYIQKIEENWRNKYA; translated from the coding sequence ATGAATAATCGAATTATTAGTATAGATTTTTTACGAACTCTTGCGATTTGTTTTATTGTAATTACACATTGTGGGGGAGGGTATATAATTAATAATGGGGGGATCAAATTATTTAGCCCTTATTTTGCGTCATTCGGTCTTGGGTTATTTATATTTATTAGTGGATATATTTTATTTACTACCACTAATTTGATAAAAACTAAAGCTCAAATTATAAAATTTTACAAAAAGAGGATTATTCGGATTTTTCCGCTATATTGGATTTTTGGAATATCTTTATTTTTTTTCGTGTATGCGACATTAATGCCAATATTTGCCCCAACACGAATTGATTATAATATCTCAAATTTATTTAATTTTTATAATTTAATAATTAATGCTTTGGGTCTACAAATTATTCTCTCTCCTGCATTAGCAAAACCAATATTTACCCTTTATTTCGTTGGATTGATATTATTTTTCTATTTATTATATCCGTTGATAATTTATTTTTCTAAAAAACTTCCCTCGTTTATTATAGTAACTATTTCCATTTTTGTTAGTTGTTTAATGATTAGAATTTTATTTCATTTAATTGATGATTACTTTTTTAATTATTTTTTTATTTTTGTATGTGGAATTGCAACCAACTTTATTAATTTATTTGAAAATCAGAAATGGCGTAAATATTTACTCATCATTCCAACTATTTTTGGATTTGGATTAATCTTGAATGTAAGAATGGACCAAATTTTACCATTATTTCAAGGACAATACCTCTCTATTTCGATTGTTTCAACAATATCATTAAATATTATAGTAATATCATTTTGTTTAATTTCTCTTTGGTTTGCAGAATCGTTTATTGGAGAGATTTCTCCAAATTTAAATAAATTATTCTTATTTATATCAACTTCTTCATTTGTCGTTTATCTAATTCATCGCCCTTTTTTTACAATTTGGTATGGAATATTTTATTTTCTTGGGTTTAATCCACTATTCCAAGATATTATTATGATTATTTTTATTATTCCAATTACCTTTGTTATAGGATATTATATACAAAAAATTGAGGAGAATTGGAGAAATAAGTACGCGTAA
- a CDS encoding glycosyltransferase family 2 protein, with protein sequence MNPLISVIIPLFNKEPHILRSINSVLKQTFQKFEIVIIDDGSTDNGPEMVKKINDSRIKLIQQINSGVSVARNRGIQNINTDFITFLDADDEWTPNHLQILFNLQKTYPGAGAYVTSYSRCNSKGIIRKMNNKYIEKYPWEGIIPDYFRAATEEDPPVCSSSVGIPKYVFSEIGMFLEGEPMGEDLDMWGRIAIKYSIAFSWRGESKVYVDAVNRSGLTKVLNPNLPFINSGKKAIERGEVHETMINEVSEYISYLQLGIAYHFLLRDDSDSAAKILKECKTNTYKIQKNLLFLFSRLPIISFKIFRGINKLILWCWNKECN encoded by the coding sequence ATGAATCCTCTAATTTCAGTAATAATTCCACTGTTTAATAAAGAACCTCATATTTTAAGATCTATAAATTCTGTATTAAAACAGACTTTCCAAAAATTTGAAATTGTTATCATTGATGATGGGTCAACTGATAATGGTCCGGAAATGGTTAAAAAAATAAATGATTCAAGAATAAAACTTATTCAGCAAATTAATTCAGGAGTATCTGTAGCAAGAAATAGAGGAATTCAAAATATTAACACCGATTTTATTACATTTCTTGATGCTGATGATGAGTGGACGCCAAACCATTTGCAAATATTATTTAACCTTCAAAAAACTTATCCAGGAGCTGGAGCTTATGTTACATCCTACAGCCGTTGTAATTCAAAAGGAATAATTCGAAAGATGAATAATAAATATATTGAAAAATATCCTTGGGAAGGAATAATACCTGACTACTTTAGAGCGGCTACTGAAGAAGATCCTCCTGTTTGTTCTTCTTCTGTGGGAATTCCGAAATATGTTTTTTCTGAAATTGGAATGTTTCTAGAAGGTGAACCGATGGGGGAGGATTTAGACATGTGGGGTAGAATTGCAATAAAATATTCAATCGCATTTAGTTGGAGGGGTGAATCAAAAGTATATGTGGATGCAGTCAATCGTTCTGGTTTAACAAAAGTTCTAAATCCTAATCTTCCATTTATAAATTCAGGAAAAAAAGCAATTGAAAGGGGAGAAGTTCATGAAACTATGATAAATGAGGTTTCAGAATATATTTCATATTTGCAATTGGGAATTGCTTACCATTTTTTATTGAGAGACGATTCCGATTCAGCTGCTAAAATACTTAAGGAATGTAAGACTAACACATATAAAATTCAAAAAAACCTTTTATTTTTATTTTCAAGATTACCAATAATTAGTTTCAAAATTTTTCGGGGTATAAATAAGTTAATTCTCTGGTGTTGGAATAAAGAATGCAATTAA
- a CDS encoding polysaccharide pyruvyl transferase family protein, which translates to MNHEQPLFILAGNGSYENRGCEAIIRGTTKILRKFYCDPKFICLSHFQSEKIFQYQSRNEIDRNIIHISSSNFNRNIVLKNFWKLNTWRDIYHFFLKPESINRRVYKNMFPYLHSSTAVLSIGGDNYSLDYGIPKLFTTLDDLVLEHQKPLFIWGASIGPFNQIGKYEKYMSQHLNKVTGIFARESATTDYLHSIEVRKNVSTVADPAFLMEHEKPKGIDDYISLEKDSIGINLSPMMAKYVTGGDIEAWVLMASEIIQEICSKSDSTIYLIPHVTSLHSDDYRFMKEIFSRISCKKNKCVLIPPSYTASEMKWIISQMTFFIGSRTHATIAALSTSVPTLSLGYSLKAKGINQDIFGHNNYSLGPDKINSKTVVDMFSSMQERESEIRRELDLKIPTIKELALSAGDILKNVLDKY; encoded by the coding sequence ATGAATCATGAACAACCTCTTTTTATATTAGCTGGGAACGGTTCGTATGAAAATAGAGGATGTGAGGCAATTATTCGAGGGACGACAAAAATTCTTCGGAAATTTTATTGTGATCCGAAATTTATATGTTTATCACATTTTCAATCTGAAAAAATATTCCAATATCAATCTAGAAATGAAATCGATCGAAATATTATTCATATTTCCTCTTCAAATTTTAATCGAAATATTGTTCTAAAAAATTTCTGGAAACTAAATACTTGGAGGGACATTTATCATTTTTTTTTAAAACCTGAAAGTATTAATCGTCGTGTCTATAAGAATATGTTTCCATATCTCCACAGTTCCACTGCGGTCCTATCTATTGGCGGTGACAATTATTCTCTTGATTATGGGATCCCAAAACTCTTTACGACACTTGATGATCTTGTCCTTGAGCACCAGAAACCACTATTTATCTGGGGTGCATCAATTGGTCCCTTTAATCAAATTGGAAAATATGAAAAATATATGAGTCAACATCTCAACAAGGTCACAGGAATATTTGCCAGGGAATCTGCAACCACAGATTACTTACATAGCATTGAGGTAAGAAAAAATGTTTCCACGGTTGCAGATCCAGCATTTCTCATGGAGCATGAGAAGCCTAAAGGAATCGATGATTATATTTCATTAGAGAAGGATTCAATCGGTATTAATTTGAGTCCAATGATGGCAAAATATGTAACTGGTGGAGATATTGAAGCATGGGTTTTAATGGCATCTGAAATAATTCAAGAAATCTGTTCTAAAAGCGATTCTACTATTTATCTCATTCCGCATGTTACTTCATTACATTCTGATGATTATCGTTTTATGAAGGAAATTTTTTCCCGAATATCATGTAAAAAAAATAAATGTGTTTTGATCCCTCCCTCTTACACAGCATCAGAAATGAAATGGATCATAAGTCAAATGACATTTTTTATTGGATCACGAACTCACGCTACGATCGCAGCCTTGTCAACAAGTGTTCCAACTTTAAGCTTAGGTTATAGTCTTAAAGCAAAAGGTATTAATCAGGATATTTTCGGCCATAATAATTATTCTCTCGGGCCTGATAAAATAAACTCGAAAACAGTTGTTGATATGTTCTCTTCAATGCAAGAAAGGGAAAGTGAAATTAGGCGTGAATTGGATCTGAAAATCCCAACTATAAAGGAGTTAGCGCTTTCAGCAGGAGATATATTAAAAAATGTTTTAGACAAATATTAG
- a CDS encoding Coenzyme F420 hydrogenase/dehydrogenase, beta subunit C-terminal domain: MKPLFPKKDKNLDLCIGCGVCVALCPDNSLKMIINPYGEYNPVLYHDCKTECGICINVCPFGEKNPDEDVIGQQLFGNVPGIQHKLETGFFLNTYVGYSKVNEHRNLGASGGMATWILENLIKDHEVDAVICVTKNLDPNKLFKYTVFSSIEDIRKSSGSTYHPVELSEVLKYIVDIPGNYAIIGLPCFVKAIRLSQLYNKKLRKRITIILGLTCGQLKSVNYTTYLSTLAGLEEKPIQVQYRGKDSEKIASNFFFSAMDKKGKEKKLFWNEGVAEAYLNRWFTINACNYCDDIFAECADVTLMDAWLPEYSLDSKGTNLILIRSIKVKRLLEKGIMLKDINLDTIPIDMVIQSQKGLITIKRKYLAFRLYLNKKNGKKVVKKRVNPVRMKNPFLRNEVIYKEQMRIISRTYKKGENDIFRDDMEPILHLLRKNETYLKIIMLPIDIIQFFQRKIRSLLYES; this comes from the coding sequence ATGAAGCCTTTATTTCCGAAAAAAGACAAAAATCTTGACTTATGTATCGGTTGTGGTGTCTGTGTAGCTCTATGTCCAGATAATTCCCTTAAAATGATTATTAATCCGTATGGTGAGTATAATCCAGTGCTCTATCATGATTGTAAAACCGAGTGTGGTATCTGTATAAATGTTTGTCCATTTGGAGAAAAGAATCCTGATGAAGATGTAATCGGACAACAATTATTTGGTAATGTTCCCGGAATTCAACATAAGTTAGAAACTGGGTTTTTTCTAAATACTTATGTAGGATACTCAAAAGTAAATGAGCATCGCAATTTAGGAGCATCGGGTGGTATGGCAACGTGGATACTTGAAAACCTCATAAAAGATCATGAAGTGGATGCGGTTATTTGTGTAACAAAAAATTTAGATCCAAATAAACTTTTTAAATATACAGTTTTTTCCTCAATAGAGGATATTCGAAAAAGTTCAGGTTCAACATATCATCCAGTAGAACTATCTGAAGTACTAAAATATATAGTTGATATTCCAGGTAATTATGCTATTATAGGCTTACCGTGTTTTGTTAAAGCAATTAGGTTATCTCAGTTGTATAATAAAAAATTACGTAAGAGAATCACGATTATATTAGGTCTTACTTGTGGTCAATTGAAAAGTGTAAATTATACCACTTATTTATCAACACTAGCAGGTTTGGAAGAAAAGCCAATACAAGTACAATATCGAGGAAAAGATTCAGAAAAAATTGCAAGTAATTTTTTTTTCTCTGCGATGGATAAGAAAGGAAAAGAGAAAAAATTATTTTGGAATGAAGGTGTAGCAGAAGCATATCTAAATCGTTGGTTTACAATAAATGCGTGTAACTATTGTGATGATATTTTTGCTGAATGTGCAGATGTAACGCTTATGGATGCATGGCTTCCGGAATATTCTTTAGATAGTAAAGGGACAAATCTTATTTTAATAAGGTCTATTAAAGTAAAAAGGTTGTTAGAAAAGGGCATTATGTTAAAAGATATCAATCTTGATACAATTCCAATCGATATGGTGATACAAAGCCAAAAGGGATTGATAACAATAAAGCGAAAATACCTTGCATTTAGATTGTATCTAAACAAAAAAAATGGAAAGAAGGTAGTTAAAAAAAGAGTAAATCCAGTTAGAATGAAAAACCCATTCTTACGAAATGAGGTAATTTATAAAGAGCAAATGAGGATAATAAGTAGAACCTATAAAAAAGGAGAGAATGATATCTTTCGTGATGATATGGAACCTATTCTACATCTTTTAAGAAAAAATGAAACATATTTAAAAATTATTATGCTTCCTATTGATATTATTCAATTCTTTCAACGAAAAATAAGGAGTCTTTTATATGAATCATGA
- a CDS encoding lipopolysaccharide biosynthesis protein — protein MTSSFFTSKQMGKNFLGNMLYFLLNIVIGLFLVPFFISTLGIAAYGIIPLATSINGYIGLLTDSLNSSVSRFLSVNIQREDYLSANITFNTAFFGITAFIFLLFPVIIIISLYAPILFSIQDSQKGEVFFLFFGICNTFLIRAWSGNFTVSLFAYNRLDLINLINITGTILQILFIIIFFKIISPSLALVGLAYLISGIVTTTFSIFLSHLINPDLKISYHDFDRSRLNDFMGMSWWVVINQVGSLLFLNIDLIVINLYFGAKMGGEYAIALQWVILLRGIAGTVAGLLTPVMLMYYAKEQIESLIRVSKSAVKLMGLFVALPIGLVCGFASQLIFIWVGSEFVFLAPLTIVLVIHLMVNLAVLPLFAINIAHNKVKVPGIITFIMGIGNLLLAIFLSLYSGLGYYGVAVAAAITLTLKNAIFTPWYATRVLQVPSYTFTKSMLPGIISTISIIMVSRIFITFEPVWTFFNLVFVGGAISIIYLILIIKFGLNEYEFNLFSAYIPICFRRFFDEAFISEKRQKS, from the coding sequence ATGACAAGTTCTTTTTTTACATCTAAACAGATGGGTAAGAATTTTTTAGGGAATATGTTATATTTTTTACTAAACATTGTAATAGGCCTATTTTTAGTTCCATTTTTTATTTCGACTCTGGGCATTGCAGCATATGGGATTATCCCTCTTGCCACATCGATAAATGGATATATTGGTTTATTAACTGATTCACTTAATTCATCTGTTTCTCGATTTCTGTCAGTCAATATTCAACGAGAAGATTATTTATCTGCCAATATAACGTTCAATACTGCCTTTTTTGGGATTACTGCATTTATATTTCTCCTGTTCCCGGTTATCATCATTATTTCTCTTTATGCTCCTATATTATTTAGTATTCAAGATAGTCAAAAAGGAGAAGTGTTCTTTCTCTTCTTCGGTATATGTAATACTTTTCTTATCCGTGCATGGTCTGGTAATTTTACCGTTTCTCTATTTGCATATAATCGCCTTGATCTGATCAATCTAATAAATATTACTGGAACTATTCTTCAAATACTATTTATAATAATTTTTTTTAAGATTATCTCACCCTCTCTTGCTCTTGTTGGATTAGCTTACTTAATTAGTGGAATTGTTACTACTACTTTTTCTATATTTTTATCCCATTTGATTAATCCTGATCTAAAAATTTCTTACCATGATTTTGATCGAAGCCGATTAAACGATTTTATGGGGATGAGTTGGTGGGTTGTCATTAATCAGGTTGGATCATTACTTTTTCTCAACATCGATCTTATTGTAATAAATTTATATTTTGGAGCGAAAATGGGTGGGGAATATGCTATTGCATTACAATGGGTTATTCTTCTCCGTGGGATTGCAGGAACAGTCGCAGGACTGTTAACGCCTGTGATGTTGATGTATTATGCAAAAGAGCAAATAGAATCTCTGATTCGGGTTTCTAAGAGTGCTGTCAAGTTGATGGGCCTTTTTGTGGCGCTTCCAATTGGATTGGTCTGTGGGTTTGCTTCACAGTTAATTTTTATTTGGGTTGGTAGTGAATTTGTATTTCTTGCTCCTCTTACGATAGTATTAGTCATTCACCTCATGGTTAATCTGGCAGTATTACCTCTGTTTGCGATAAATATTGCACACAATAAGGTAAAAGTTCCAGGAATTATTACATTTATTATGGGGATAGGAAACCTCCTCCTTGCGATATTCCTATCTCTATACTCCGGATTGGGTTACTATGGAGTTGCTGTAGCAGCGGCAATTACTCTAACATTAAAAAATGCAATTTTTACTCCATGGTATGCGACTAGAGTTCTACAAGTACCATCATATACTTTTACAAAATCAATGTTGCCTGGTATTATATCCACGATTTCAATTATTATGGTTTCCAGGATTTTTATTACTTTTGAACCTGTATGGACTTTCTTCAACCTTGTATTTGTTGGTGGGGCCATCAGCATAATATATTTAATACTTATTATTAAGTTTGGTCTAAATGAATACGAATTTAATCTGTTTTCAGCATATATTCCCATTTGTTTTAGGAGATTTTTTGATGAAGCCTTTATTTCCGAAAAAAGACAAAAATCTTGA
- a CDS encoding nucleotide sugar dehydrogenase, giving the protein MVSESIKNKLVCVVGLGYVGFPLAEAFAQHIRTIGFDIDQQKIESIKKSQPGFDVTSDPQSIKNADFVLICVPTPVTKAKDPDLGAVRSAATTIGQNLKSGTIVVLESTVYPGVTEDIMIPILEKESGMKCGTDFFVGYSPERINPNDDEHTLEKITKIVSGMDENTTDILCDLYGLVTTVYRAPNIKTAEAAKVIENIQRDLNIALMNELSIIFQKMSIDTKAVLNAAETKWNFHKYRPGLVGGHCIPVDPYYLVYKAEELGYHPQVILAGRAINDSMPRHVAQMTIKGLNEAGKVIRNSKVLIMGLTYKEDVPDTRESSVEEIIHELKEFKIDVYGYDPLLPDEVIRKFGVIPLQDPNMKVDVVIIAVAHTLFKKKNIQNIRYLMNTNPVLVDVQGMVNSDEAEKVGMFYLKL; this is encoded by the coding sequence ATGGTATCAGAATCAATAAAAAATAAACTAGTGTGTGTTGTCGGGTTAGGATATGTAGGTTTTCCGCTTGCAGAAGCGTTTGCTCAACATATTCGAACGATAGGATTTGATATTGATCAACAAAAAATTGAATCAATTAAAAAAAGTCAACCCGGATTTGATGTAACATCTGATCCTCAATCCATTAAGAATGCAGATTTTGTTTTGATTTGTGTCCCTACTCCGGTAACAAAGGCCAAAGATCCCGATCTTGGTGCGGTTAGGTCCGCCGCTACCACCATTGGCCAAAATTTAAAGTCTGGTACAATTGTTGTTCTTGAATCGACAGTATATCCCGGAGTAACCGAAGATATTATGATTCCGATTCTTGAGAAAGAATCCGGGATGAAGTGTGGAACAGACTTTTTTGTTGGGTATTCACCTGAACGGATTAATCCAAATGATGATGAACATACGCTTGAAAAAATCACGAAAATAGTATCTGGAATGGATGAAAATACAACAGATATTCTATGTGATCTTTATGGGTTAGTTACAACAGTATACCGGGCACCAAATATCAAAACGGCGGAAGCTGCAAAAGTGATCGAAAATATACAGCGGGATCTCAACATCGCCCTCATGAATGAACTCTCAATTATTTTTCAAAAAATGAGTATAGATACTAAGGCAGTACTCAATGCAGCAGAAACCAAATGGAATTTTCATAAATATCGTCCAGGCTTGGTTGGTGGCCATTGTATTCCGGTTGATCCTTATTACCTTGTGTATAAAGCAGAAGAATTAGGATATCATCCACAAGTGATCCTAGCTGGGAGAGCAATCAATGATTCAATGCCCCGTCATGTTGCCCAAATGACGATAAAAGGGTTGAATGAAGCCGGTAAAGTGATTAGGAATTCTAAAGTCCTGATTATGGGTCTCACTTACAAAGAAGATGTTCCAGACACCCGAGAATCCTCGGTTGAAGAGATTATCCATGAACTCAAGGAATTCAAGATCGATGTATATGGATATGATCCGCTACTTCCAGATGAAGTTATTAGAAAGTTTGGGGTGATCCCTTTGCAGGATCCCAATATGAAAGTGGATGTGGTAATTATTGCAGTGGCTCATACACTATTTAAGAAAAAAAATATTCAAAATATTCGATATCTGATGAATACTAACCCAGTTCTTGTGGATGTTCAAGGGATGGTCAACAGTGATGAGGCGGAGAAAGTTGGAATGTTTTATCTTAAGTTATAA